In a genomic window of Mucilaginibacter sp. KACC 22063:
- the rplI gene encoding 50S ribosomal protein L9, whose product MDIILKQDVKNLGEKDEVVKVKAGYGRNYLIPQGFAILATESARKVLAENLKQAQFKQDKIRKDAEDIATRLEGVKLTIGAKAGETGKIFGAINTIQVADALKKQGFEVDRRRITFDQDPKVLGEYTANLNLHKEVKVKVPFEVVAE is encoded by the coding sequence ATGGACATTATTTTAAAACAGGACGTTAAAAACCTTGGTGAGAAAGACGAAGTAGTAAAAGTAAAAGCAGGATATGGCCGTAACTACCTTATCCCACAAGGCTTCGCTATTTTAGCAACAGAATCTGCACGTAAGGTATTAGCTGAGAACTTGAAACAAGCTCAGTTTAAACAAGACAAAATCCGTAAGGATGCTGAAGACATCGCTACCCGTTTAGAAGGCGTTAAGCTTACTATCGGTGCTAAAGCTGGTGAAACCGGTAAAATCTTTGGTGCTATCAACACTATCCAGGTTGCTGATGCATTGAAAAAACAAGGTTTCGAGGTTGACCGTCGTCGCATCACTTTCGATCAGGATCCTAAAGTTTTAGGTGAATACACTGCAAACTTAAACCTTCACAAAGAAGTGAAAGTTAAAGTTCCTTTCGAAGTTGTAGCTGAGTAA
- the rpsR gene encoding 30S ribosomal protein S18 — protein MANDQIKYVTAPKVEDNRKKYCRFKKNGIKYIDYKDANFLLKFVNDQGKVLPRRLTGTSLKFQRKVAQAVKRARHIGLLPYVTDSLK, from the coding sequence ATGGCAAACGATCAAATTAAATACGTTACCGCTCCTAAAGTGGAGGATAACCGCAAAAAATATTGCCGCTTTAAAAAGAACGGTATTAAATATATCGACTACAAAGACGCAAACTTTTTATTGAAATTTGTTAACGATCAGGGTAAAGTATTACCTCGCCGTTTAACTGGTACTTCATTAAAGTTTCAGCGTAAAGTGGCTCAGGCTGTTAAACGTGCTCGTCACATCGGCTTGTTACCATACGTAACCGATTCGTTAAAATAA